tattcataatatatatatatatatatatatatatatcttaccaaaaacaaaagagagatagaaagctcaaaataaatcaaatgtgcAAGTGCAACATGCAAATCATGGTCCAAATTGATGGCCATGAATCAGATTCTAaattcccattcccattcctGCTCACAGAATCAGAACAATATAATTCaagcatgaatatatatatatatatatatatatatataaaccatgaCTTATAACTAATTTCACATATAGCATAACAACCTCAAAAAGATTGCAAAAAGAATGattgaaaaacaagaagaagtagAGGTGAAAATGGTTAAAGAGGAGGAAATAAAAGCCGAAAAAAAAGTCGAAAgcgaagagaagaagaagatgatgatcatagaaaagaaaagaaagagaaggtaTGGGTTATTGCTTGCATGCAAGGATTCAGAGTACGTGAAGAAGGTGCATGGAGGGTATTACAATGTGTTTGTGAAGGCATTTGGAGAGGAAGGAGAGGAGTGGGACTTGTTTAGGATTGTGGATGGGGAGTTCCCACAAATAGAGGATATAAATAACTTTGATGGATTTGTAGTGAGTGGAAGTCCTTATGATGCTTATGCTAATGATCCTTGGATCTTGACACTTTGTTTTTTCATCCAAACTTTGTATACCATGAACAAGACTCTCCTTGGTGTTTGTTTTGGCCATCAGGTgcactctttctttctttctttttttatttctcttttatctgtctctttttctcttttttttttatgactatAAGAATTTACTggattaaaaactgaaatttAGAAGTGAAattattgtatttgtaattGCGAACTGATTTTAGTGTTATATAGTCTATGTTTCTGTATGTATTTAAGCAAACAactttttacaattttattagAAGGATAACCAAATATGtgcattattatttgtttattagatAAGTATGGgaaagattttatatttatggccgaaaacaaaaaattataattaataattgaaatgttatactaaagaaagaaagagctTTCAAATTTTCGCTTCATCAAGTTATTACAGAGAGTTAGTATTTTACTTCTCTGAATTCCCAACTTAAGAATTTAATCATGCaacttatctattttattaaaaaataattttatttatttattttagcatTTATTTGGATTATGGTACTATGTAATCTctctttttctcatattttttgattttattaaaaaaaaaggctatATGTCGAGCTTTGGGAGGAAAGGTTGGCAAAGCTTGTCATGGTTGGGACATTGGTGTAACAAAGTTGATAATGGTGGAAAACTCATTTTGGTGCAAGTATCTCCCAAGTGATGAAGAACTTATTCCTTTATTCCCTTCCATTCTTGAATGCCACCAAGATGAGGTAATTAatgatatatctatatatatatatatatatatacacatatataatatgTGGATGTATCTTAGGAAGaggtgaagaaaaaaattatagggtAGCGTGGTGAATTacaaaacaatttataaaatattaattaattaaataataagtttttataaatatgttttttcttaatattatattttaaattataagtattaatttgtaaaaaaatattttttaaaaattaaaaattgaaaaactgagtgagagagagagaaaagagtaGTAAAAGGGAGAGACAGAAGAGGGAGAAGGGTCTGCTGGTGATAGGGGTGGTCACCCCCTGCCCCTCTCTCTCTCGCCTCTACTACTAGGGATGTttttagatttcaaatttaaagcAGCCCCACAATAGTCATTAAATGAATGATGACATAAAGTTATcatcaaacatttttaaataacaacTCTAAATATTTCCACCTATAACGTTTagtatatttctatatatatatatatatatatatatatatataaggttacatatcatttatttttcatttattaagtaaaaaattcattttaatttttctcaacagaatttaccattttatatgatttacAGTGGTATACATGCAATTACAATATTCAAATGGGCcacatatgtatgtatgtttaaAAAGGCAAAAAGGTATGGAAACAACACATTATAAAGATCAGTAAAATTGATAgaacaaccaaatatatatatatatatataaactttgtaAGATCAAATATGGCAAGTTGATATATTTGTGAAATAATATATAGCAAGAACACACATGCAGGTGTGGGAAGTTCCAGTTGGTGGTGAAGTGATAGCGTTCTCAGAGAAAACAAGGGTGGAGATGGTCACAATTGGAGATCATATTTTGGGAATTCAAGGCCACCCTGAGTACACTAAGGACATCATCTCTGAACTTATTCAACGTTTACTTGCCAATCATTCAATCCAAGTATATATagatctaaattttttttactctttttaaacttattaattacttcttcattaatccattaattctttttaattgaatttttttatatacatttgaTTTTCAGTGGGATTATGCTGAGGATTTGAAGTCTAAACTTGAGACTTTGGAGCCTCATTGGAAGTTTTGGCAAAAGATATGCAAGAGCTTTCTCAAGGGATGATGAacatcatatttaattatatatgttgatCATTCTCATCTCATGTCATCTTaattctccctttttttttcttggttgttgTTGCATGAGTGATCATATGTTAATTAAGTTTCTAATTAACTAGTTTCCGTTCATGAGTATTCAGtttggtttattaattttttgcaatgaatgaatgaatgacaaaatttgttaaaataaagtACTACTGTAATATAGACTAATACCAGGGTTTCCCAATTATTGTTCTTATGAATATCTTAGCGATTGAAGGGAAAAGCAGTATAGCTTAGAAATATTATCATAGTCTCTAAGTATCGAGATTAATTTATCATAGTCTTCAAGGCGGAGATTAGACATCTAATATTAATTctaatttctcaaattgttaTCAGTTAAATgtatgtattcttgtttttgcATGTTATCTATGTAATAAAAATTATCCGTGTAGATGCCATGCACCATTAAATTTATCTAAGAGTTTATAACTTAGCACATTGACTCCACTGCGAAAAATATTAGTGTGGGGAGTTTAAATCCTAATTTCTAAATTCAAGTCTTGCTAGACATAATAGTAGTAATAGTTTTTGGTTATGAATGTTACTTGCAGATCAAATCTTGTGTTATTAATTGAGAAACACATGTCTTGAACGATTAATTCATAATCTTTGCGTATGCTCATGACTAtgtttgtcacatttttttttaaattatatcaattttattttatatatgtaatgatatttttttgtcaCGCTGAggtaattatttattctaacttataatgtatattaatatatttttttatgaaaaagttTAGGAATTACATCAATACTCATCTAATTTACTGGTACTGAATCCCTcacataaaataattatctctaaCATATGACTTgcctatatttatttattttttttaaaacattgatatTACAATTTATCCTCGTCTTTGGtgtttccaaaaacaaaaatgtttattaattaattcagtGGCTCTTATTTCTAAACATAGTTTATTTAAAGAAACAAGATGATCAAAAGAAGTGTTACCTTTATTTTATGGTCAATAAAGTTAAATCAAGGCAATCATAAACACAATTGACCCCCCATAATTTGCTTCTTGATTTGCCTGCCTCCATTACTTTTTTCCCTAATGATATGTTTCTAGAGTGATAATAGTggtaatcataattaattaattatttctattttctattcAACAAAAAGCAACCTAAAGttgaaaataacaaataataaagtgTGACTTTTGAAATAAACACTTATAATCTATCTTTACTTTCCAAAAGTAACTCAATTTTCACTCTTCTAATAAAAAccaagtattttatttatttattttttttaaatcacataattaattattttttgttattagtcATAAAAACAGAACGAGGTATAgagagctatatatatatatatatataaaagattcaaATCAGCTTGAATCAATCACTCTGGATTTAAAGTCTCTATCACTTGAATCAATCTCTCATgatttagttaaaattttaatataaacaattaatgtagatatataaaattttttaaaaaaattatccccCCTTTATTTGTAgttgtaaaatatatttttaataaatttagttctttaaaaaaaatcaaatattgtttGTGTAGGGAGGtagttttgtaatttatttttttcaagtttatAATGATGAGTCTAGTATTTAGGtcaaattttaattgttttttaaaatcaattaatttaataataaaaaaaataagatggtcaattatcttttgattaattaatatttggtCATCTATACATGATCTTTTTTATTGAGGGAGACAAATTATAATGTCAGCTCACACAGAATGAGGGGATGTACTGAAGAGATAGATTATAATTTCAACTCATACAGAATAAGATAcaagtatattgagagatattaATTCCACTTTTTTGATCACttggtattttatttaaaaaaaaatcaccaaagcAATGAAgacataataaaagaaaaataataataataataataataataataataataataataatacagtaCCAAATAgtaaaggataaaaaaaacaagaaaaaagattCTGATCAATGGATTCACAAAGATATGGATAGAAAATGACTAAGCTTTATGGACTGTTCATCTACTCCATTGTAATTCCCAACCTTGTCTTCACTCACTCATATTAACTTTTTTAGTTTGTGATCTTGTCTTTTtaccaacttaatttttttttatttaaccttcataaaaattattaattaaatcaaacaccATACTCATTATacataacattattttaaaaaataaattaaataaaaaaatgcaatgacatttatcaatttagaattttattgtgaattttttgagagaaaatacaagattaataatttgataaaatttatcaattgcattattatttatataatatattattattaataataataatgaaaagaataaaaagggtATTGGATAATTAGATTGGCACTTTCTTCAGACATTCCATGTCCCGTTTTGTTGTTGCTCTTGCTCTTGAAGCTCGtttctatgcttttatttatttgttaatttatttctcTCCCACCCTCTCTCTAGGGCTTACACTGTTGACTAATGAAATGACAACAATACCCTTatggtatgtatatatatatacatattttaattaattttaattatataatattataaaaatattttaatttaccatgttaaaataataactttataGTTATACACATCCTtgatataacttatttattttacaaatatatatattaatttatttatgtatttagtaGTTGAGAAGATTTTTTATTCAGATTGacttaaatttgatttatttaatactaataaaaataattattttaaccttaaattatatttataaataataataacattttttatgtagtactaataattaaaaaaaaaatctttgaatatatttatttaaatcttaaaaagTGCCAAAACTTTacttgagaatatatatatgatatcagTATAGGTATAATCACAGAATTAGTCACTCTACTTTTTCTATAACTTGGTCCCATACTCTAGAAGCTCACAAATAGTCCTCTACTTGAAAATGAATCTATTTAGTCAGCCTCTACCCAAATAGGGTCGATTATTGATTGCGTTTTTGAGTGAGAGACTCAAAGCGAAAGAGATTATGAGTGGGGAGCTAGATGGATCGATTTCGAGTAGAGAGATTAGTCAGAGCAGCGTTTCAAGTAGAAAGggccaaaagggaagagagagaaaaataaatggacgaattcaggtattatatctattttttttccatgtatgtgtaaaataggtaaaaaaattaaaaaataaaataaaaacagaataCCCAAATGAGGGACATTACTGTCATTTGAAAACTTCaccatttaattaaaaatttaaatcaacaaagtagaaaccaaaacaattatcaaaagtaaaataaaaaaaaattattaataaataaataaataaaaataaatagaaatagtCAGTGGGCACATGGGAGCAGCTGCAAGGTAACAGTGCAAAGGTTGGCAGCTGCTACATATTCAAACACTGTATCCCACGtctctttcattttatttttattttttattttttattttattttatattatttatatttatttattttaaaaaataaccttcccaaatatttttatatatttatatttacaccACCCCCAATAAATGAATTCCCAGGCCCTTATTTAATACTCCTCACCAGAAACGTCCCCATCACATTTATTAAATAACCCCCtggaaaatattttaatctttCACTTCACTCAACATTTTGCTATTCACCCCCaccatattttcaaaattttaatatctacATTTAATTTGGCAAAATTACCCTCTTACTGCTTTTCTACTCTACCTACCTACCCATTCATATTCAAAGACATGTTGGTAAAATtgacttttataaataaatagtatataaaaaaaataaactcaaaattatcaatttatttaactttatttaataaccaacaaaatcttgatttattacTAAACTAGAAGAAAATAAGATTGAGTTGTAAAATTTACATTATGAAAACACATATGTTCGTACAGAGTATCAGTTTAAGAGAGaacttataataaaaacataagtatttattaaatttgCTCCACGGTCGTACATACTACTTAACACGGTCGGCAtgttacaataaaaaaaaattatttaataaaaaatatgaaggaaaaaaaaaacaagtgtacgagtaaatatttgtaatttaatttaattaattttttttaagtgactGGAAAGACGAAAAATCCGGGGGAGTACGTCGCATCGGTTCTCCCTCACAACTGTAAAATCCCTAAACTACCCTTAATATCAAACACTGTTCACAACTATCACACCATAAAATACAAGGGCAGAAAAAGTCAATTCGTTAAAAGGAGTTAGGAAGTTGAGAGGAAAGCAACGGGCACAGTGTATATGCAGGCCCAGAAACAAGGGCGTAGTAATAGCCAAAACCTGTTTGGTTTTTGGGAAAGAGATGAACATGAAGAGAACAGAAGAAGGGTTAGAGTGGAAGGGAatggagaagagaagaggagaaagTTAATTAGGGTTTTTCATCAAAGATGGAAGTAGGTGTAGTAGTagtagaagtagaagaagttgaagaggaggaggatgaaggtgatgaagatcCATTGAAGGAGAGGTACTTGTTTTACTACTAGTAAGTTTGTGTGACTGTTTTAACACTTTGATATTGGCAAAATAGGCTCAATCACTtccctctctctttttctctgtCTCTGTAAtggtttttgttggtgttgttgtttgtttgtttggttgtttgtttgatggttgatatgatgatgatgatgatgatgatgttgagatTTTTGTGGGGGGAATGATGTATGTTGTTTGTATTTTGTATgtatgtttcatgttttgtttaaCAGTGTACTACTGTGTACAATGTGCTAATTTTCTTTGCTTGAGCtttgtattgttttattttgggtgaattgtatggttaaaaaaaaaaggagaagaaagttCTGTCTCatctattttatgttttctttttcttgactTGATGTTGATGGGAAATGAAGGATGAAGATGGAGAAGCAgcaaaacatattaaaaattaggaaaaaaggAAGAAGTGATCACTGTGATGAGCATTAGCAGTTGgttgaatcaaatcacaaaagTAAGAAGCTGCATCCATATTTGTCCCACTCTTTGTGTTGTTATGATGAGAGCCATATCAGTGGGGATTATGGCCCCATTTtggaccttttttttttctttaatttttttcccaatggTTGTTGAATTAGGTGGAGaaaattatgttattattattattattattatagtaatgaAATGCAGGTCCTGTTGTTCTGAGCTCCTATAGAGCTGTACATCTGAGAAAAGCTGAAATTCAGGCAACAGAGAAGATATTTGAACTTTCTTTTCTATCCTTTCCCCCCTCTTTTTATCTGCTTTTAAAGTTCTCAACTAATGCTGTAATTTGCAATCTAAAATTTTCCCATTTCCTTCAAAGTCCTCATTTTTCAATCCTTTATTATTTCTTGAATCTAATAATACATAGGATTTTAATTTAGATACAGATGATACACTTCTATTTCTAAATCTCTCAGGAGCAGTCAAAAGCCAAAATCAATGCATGCACACAATGTACAATAGATTCAATTTTCCATCATGATATATAAACCATATGAAATTATTCAGAATTTGAACATTGAAAGCATAAAATACCAGCACAAACCAAACAAGCACTGCTCCAAAGAGCAAGTCTGGAGCTTATTTATTCTTAATACATAGCATGATAACTATATGAagaaaggtttttttaaaactggCTTAGCTGAGCAATAGACCAACACCAAACATCAGAAAGCAACTACAaacttctccatcttcacttccacatcttcttcttcccagTACTTTAGTGTCAATTCTTCCGGCAATGTGGCTCTCACCTCGGTAGCAGAAAAGCTCTTATAAATCAATACCCCTCCACCCGGGAGCTCCTGCTCGATCAGATCGTTGCAAGCATAACCTCCAAGGTCTTCTACGCTCCACGCACCATCAACTGTCTGATCACCGAAGATTGTAACAGCAACAGAGAAATTTTTGGGAGCAAAGCACTTTAGGACCTTCTTGACTAAGTCTCCATATGGCACTACGGCAGGGTTGAATCCCATGGCTTCATAACTGGCGTAGCTGAATCCATCCTCGGGCGTCACATGGATAGTTGAGAATGCAGGCCCATAGATGCCATTCATAGAATATCCGCATGGGTCGAACCCAAAGTCACAAATCTCCATCTCGGGGATTATTTCTGCAATGCCGGAGCGCTTTGTCATCTCTTGGGCCAATGATGGGTGCCCGTCTGCggtgtttttgaaaaagattGATGCTTTATCACTTCTCAAGTCAGTCATACACATCTCAAGAGTCACCATTGGCCGACGCTCAGGTTTCTCGGTGGCATAGTAGATGTGCCAGTTGCGAGCGGGTGATGCTGGATCACCGATAACATATGCATTGCCACCTGAAGCAAGGCCACCGAAGAAATGATTGAGCACAGTTACCTCCTCTGAGAAACTACGATGCGGTGCAGGCTGAGCTGCCGGAAATATGAATGTCCCACGTGAATATTTGGCAGATAGAACACTGAGTGATAGCTCCGAAGCAAGTTCAAGGATAACAGGGATCGAGAGCAGAAGCTTTGTTGTTCCACATGTCTTGAGGATTATCT
This portion of the Dioscorea cayenensis subsp. rotundata cultivar TDr96_F1 chromosome 3, TDr96_F1_v2_PseudoChromosome.rev07_lg8_w22 25.fasta, whole genome shotgun sequence genome encodes:
- the LOC120256165 gene encoding gamma-glutamyl peptidase 3-like produces the protein MVKEEEIKAEKKVESEEKKKMMIIEKKRKRRYGLLLACKDSEYVKKVHGGYYNVFVKAFGEEGEEWDLFRIVDGEFPQIEDINNFDGFVVSGSPYDAYANDPWILTLCFFIQTLYTMNKTLLGVCFGHQAICRALGGKVGKACHGWDIGVTKLIMVENSFWCKYLPSDEELIPLFPSILECHQDEVWEVPVGGEVIAFSEKTRVEMVTIGDHILGIQGHPEYTKDIISELIQRLLANHSIQWDYAEDLKSKLETLEPHWKFWQKICKSFLKG
- the LOC120253400 gene encoding S-adenosylmethionine decarboxylase proenzyme-like, which gives rise to MTIMSAELMSPLPVSPIGFEGYEKRLEITFSEPPMFVDPQGRGLRALSRSQIDSILDKASCTIVSELSNKDFDSYVLSESSLFVYPYKIILKTCGTTKLLLSIPVILELASELSLSVLSAKYSRGTFIFPAAQPAPHRSFSEEVTVLNHFFGGLASGGNAYVIGDPASPARNWHIYYATEKPERRPMVTLEMCMTDLRSDKASIFFKNTADGHPSLAQEMTKRSGIAEIIPEMEICDFGFDPCGYSMNGIYGPAFSTIHVTPEDGFSYASYEAMGFNPAVVPYGDLVKKVLKCFAPKNFSVAVTIFGDQTVDGAWSVEDLGGYACNDLIEQELPGGGVLIYKSFSATEVRATLPEELTLKYWEEEDVEVKMEKFVVAF